One stretch of Fretibacterium sp. OH1220_COT-178 DNA includes these proteins:
- a CDS encoding CtsR family transcriptional regulator, with protein MSNLTRTIEKYIHELFGAEGDESIVSLRRKELAETFGCVPSQINYVLRSRFTPERGFLVESQRGGHGYIRILRISCEDPEERLHHIDDIVGETITEQECRKLLPALQERGLLTARERLIIEVALRHAEELGRSEFDLSPHKRNLIQADMLKKMLRGLMLA; from the coding sequence TTGTCGAATCTGACCCGAACCATCGAAAAATACATTCACGAGCTCTTCGGCGCCGAGGGGGACGAATCCATCGTGTCCCTGAGGCGCAAAGAGCTGGCCGAGACGTTCGGCTGCGTGCCCAGCCAGATCAACTACGTCCTCCGCAGCCGTTTCACCCCCGAACGGGGTTTTCTGGTGGAGAGCCAGAGGGGCGGGCACGGCTACATCCGCATCCTGCGCATCTCCTGCGAGGATCCCGAGGAAAGGCTGCACCACATCGACGATATCGTCGGCGAGACGATCACGGAGCAGGAGTGCCGGAAGCTGCTCCCGGCGCTCCAGGAGCGCGGCCTGCTCACGGCCCGGGAGCGCCTGATCATCGAGGTGGCTCTGCGGCACGCGGAGGAGCTGGGGCGCAGCGAGTTCGACCTCTCGCCCCACAAGCGCAACCTCATTCAGGCCGACATGCTGAAAAAAATGCTGCGCGGCCTGATGCTCGCCTGA